From a region of the Tateyamaria omphalii genome:
- a CDS encoding M3 family oligoendopeptidase, producing the protein MFQLPFPVRDANASTGDQPLGNLPEWNLDDLYTGEDAPELKRDLDWLEDACKSFAADYENKLADLDAKGLLDCIQRQERINQVAGRVMSYAGLRYYQLTTDAGRAKFMSDMQEKITNFTTPLVFFTLELNRLDDGHLNGLLDQNADLARYTTVFDKIRAMKPYQLSDEMEKFLHDLGVVGDAWERLFDETIAGLTFDIDGEALNIEGTLNFLTDPDRKKRETAARELAEVFSGNIKTFARVHNTQAKEKEILDRWRGMPTAQTGRHLSNQVEPEVVEALRNAVVAAYPKLSHRYYELKRKWLGLEKMQVWDRNAPLPMEDPRVVNWDEAEQTVMDAYNAFDPRMGDLAQPFFNKGWIDAGVKPGKAPGAFAHPTVTDVHPYVMLNYLGKPRDVMTLAHELGHGVHQVLAAGQGEMLSSTPLTLAETASVFGEMLTFRKMLDGAKDDAQRKVMLAGKVEDMINTVVRQIAFYDFECKLHEARRGGELTPEDINAIWMSVQGESLGPAFEFMDGYETFWAYIPHFVHSPFYVYAYAFGDGLVNALYSVYEEGAEGFEDKYFDMLKAGGSKHHKELLAPFGLDASDPKFWDKGLSMISGFIDELEAMED; encoded by the coding sequence ATGTTCCAACTCCCTTTCCCCGTCCGCGACGCCAACGCCAGCACCGGGGATCAACCCTTGGGCAACCTGCCCGAATGGAACCTCGATGACCTTTACACGGGCGAAGATGCGCCCGAGCTGAAACGCGACCTCGACTGGCTCGAAGACGCCTGCAAAAGCTTCGCCGCCGACTATGAAAACAAGCTGGCCGATCTCGACGCCAAGGGCCTGCTCGACTGCATCCAGCGCCAGGAACGGATCAACCAGGTGGCGGGGCGCGTGATGTCCTATGCGGGCCTGCGCTATTACCAGCTGACCACCGATGCGGGCCGGGCCAAATTCATGTCCGACATGCAGGAGAAGATCACCAACTTCACCACGCCGCTGGTGTTCTTCACCCTCGAACTGAACCGCCTCGACGACGGTCACCTGAACGGTCTTCTCGACCAGAACGCCGACCTTGCCCGCTACACGACCGTCTTTGACAAGATCCGGGCGATGAAGCCCTATCAACTCTCTGACGAGATGGAGAAATTCCTGCACGACCTTGGCGTCGTCGGCGACGCGTGGGAGCGTCTGTTCGATGAAACCATTGCGGGCCTCACCTTCGACATCGACGGCGAGGCGCTGAACATCGAGGGCACGCTCAACTTCCTCACCGACCCCGACCGCAAGAAACGCGAAACAGCCGCCCGCGAACTGGCCGAAGTGTTCTCCGGCAATATCAAGACCTTCGCCCGCGTCCACAACACGCAAGCCAAGGAAAAGGAAATTCTGGACCGCTGGCGCGGCATGCCCACCGCGCAGACCGGACGCCATCTGTCGAACCAGGTCGAACCCGAAGTGGTCGAGGCCCTGCGCAACGCCGTCGTGGCCGCCTACCCCAAACTCAGCCACCGCTATTACGAGTTGAAACGCAAATGGCTGGGGCTGGAAAAAATGCAGGTCTGGGACCGCAACGCGCCCCTGCCGATGGAAGACCCCCGCGTCGTGAACTGGGACGAGGCCGAACAGACGGTCATGGACGCCTACAACGCCTTTGACCCGCGCATGGGCGATCTGGCCCAACCGTTCTTTAACAAAGGCTGGATCGACGCGGGCGTGAAACCGGGCAAGGCGCCGGGCGCCTTCGCCCACCCCACGGTGACGGATGTGCACCCCTACGTCATGCTGAACTACCTAGGCAAACCGCGTGACGTGATGACGCTAGCCCATGAGCTTGGCCACGGCGTCCACCAGGTGTTGGCCGCAGGCCAGGGCGAGATGCTGTCCTCCACCCCGCTCACGCTGGCCGAAACCGCCTCGGTCTTCGGCGAAATGCTCACCTTCCGCAAAATGCTCGATGGCGCCAAGGACGACGCCCAGCGCAAGGTCATGCTGGCGGGCAAGGTCGAGGACATGATCAACACCGTCGTGCGCCAGATCGCCTTTTACGACTTTGAATGCAAGCTGCACGAGGCGCGGCGCGGGGGCGAGCTGACGCCCGAAGACATCAACGCCATCTGGATGAGCGTGCAGGGCGAAAGCCTTGGCCCTGCCTTCGAGTTCATGGACGGGTACGAAACCTTCTGGGCCTATATCCCGCACTTCGTCCACTCGCCTTTCTACGTCTACGCCTACGCCTTCGGCGACGGGCTCGTGAACGCGCTCTACTCGGTCTACGAAGAGGGCGCAGAGGGGTTCGAAGACAAGTATTTCGACATGCTCAAGGCGGGCGGTTCCAAACACCACAAGGAATTGCTGGCCCCCTTCGGCCTCGACGCCTCCGACCCGAAATTCTGGGACAAGGGGCTGAGCATGATCTCGGGCTTCATCGACGAACTGGAAGCGATGGAGGATTAG
- a CDS encoding alpha/beta fold hydrolase codes for MFMDLKTARIFFDVVGPGLEPRGAEMVARPTLLVLHGGPGFDHSTLRPYFDRFSDAYQVIYLDHRGCGRSSGAQETWSLDQWADDIAAFCKALGIEAPLVFGQSFGGMVAMHYAARHPEGPAKVILSSTAARFRLDATMDMMRHLGGDAAAALAEQFFTTPSEEIYAAYGETCLPLYTQSVDPNAGAFRARAIERPEVAVHFFEHEMKDMDLRAGLSAITCPVLVLGGAVDPVTPPICAREMAEAVGANATLQMFEGCGHGVHRDDPEGAERVMRAFLAGA; via the coding sequence ATGTTTATGGATTTGAAGACGGCGCGCATATTCTTTGACGTCGTTGGACCGGGGTTGGAGCCGCGAGGCGCGGAAATGGTGGCGCGGCCCACGCTGCTGGTGCTGCACGGCGGCCCCGGCTTTGACCATTCGACGCTGCGCCCCTATTTCGACCGGTTTTCGGATGCCTATCAGGTGATCTATCTGGATCACCGGGGCTGCGGCCGGTCGAGCGGCGCGCAAGAGACATGGAGCCTGGACCAATGGGCCGACGACATTGCTGCGTTTTGCAAGGCGCTTGGGATCGAGGCGCCGCTGGTCTTTGGCCAGTCCTTTGGCGGGATGGTGGCGATGCACTATGCCGCGCGCCATCCGGAGGGGCCGGCGAAGGTCATCCTGTCCTCGACCGCGGCGCGGTTCCGGCTGGATGCCACCATGGACATGATGCGACATCTGGGCGGGGACGCGGCAGCGGCGCTGGCGGAACAGTTTTTTACGACCCCGTCAGAGGAGATCTATGCCGCCTATGGCGAGACGTGCCTCCCGCTTTACACGCAGTCGGTGGATCCGAATGCCGGGGCGTTCCGCGCCCGTGCCATCGAGCGGCCCGAGGTGGCTGTGCATTTCTTTGAACACGAGATGAAGGATATGGATCTGCGCGCCGGTTTGTCGGCCATCACATGCCCTGTGCTGGTCCTGGGCGGCGCGGTGGATCCGGTCACGCCGCCGATCTGCGCGCGCGAGATGGCCGAGGCTGTCGGCGCCAACGCGACGTTGCAGATGTTTGAGGGCTGTGGCCACGGGGTGCACCGTGACGATCCAGAGGGGGCAGAGCGCGTGATGCGCGCGTTTTTGGCCGGGGCCTGA
- a CDS encoding DksA/TraR family C4-type zinc finger protein yields the protein MAGGWAKDGAVSEQIEASISDELARMKARRAPVGESLTHCAECEEPIPEARRKALPGVKLCIDCVAERDAAFKARGGINRRGSKDSQLK from the coding sequence ATGGCAGGTGGATGGGCCAAGGACGGCGCGGTGTCGGAACAGATCGAGGCGTCGATTTCTGATGAGTTGGCGCGGATGAAGGCGCGCCGCGCGCCCGTGGGCGAGAGCCTGACCCATTGCGCGGAATGCGAGGAGCCGATCCCCGAGGCGCGGCGCAAGGCGCTGCCGGGGGTGAAGCTGTGCATCGACTGCGTGGCCGAGCGCGATGCGGCTTTCAAGGCACGCGGCGGGATCAACCGGCGCGGGTCGAAGGACAGTCAGTTGAAGTGA
- a CDS encoding Gfo/Idh/MocA family protein, which produces MVEPIRWGILGASAFARKDMAPAIHAARGAEFVALATSSPDKAEGFRAFCPSLRLHDGYDALLADPAIDAVYIPLPNHLHVEWSLKALEAGKHVLCEKPMAMAAGEYDALIAARDASGRFATEAYMIVHHPQWQRARALYEDGAIGRLIHVEGLFGYDNADAPGNVRNRPETGGGGIPDIGVYTYGCTRWLTGEEPVEITHADVDFENGVDVLARVSARFPSFSAHWVNSMRMHPCQEMTFVGSEGIIKLTAPFNPARFATARLEVQRNAHGRAGAAAVTEERFPGVDHYILQVEAFGDHVRNGAPYPWHLEDARGTQAVIDAVFAKARGAGG; this is translated from the coding sequence ATGGTGGAACCGATCAGGTGGGGCATTCTGGGCGCGAGCGCCTTTGCCCGCAAGGACATGGCGCCTGCCATTCATGCGGCCCGCGGGGCGGAGTTCGTGGCGCTGGCGACGTCATCGCCGGATAAGGCAGAAGGCTTTCGGGCGTTTTGCCCGTCGCTGCGGCTGCATGACGGTTATGACGCGCTGCTGGCGGATCCGGCGATCGACGCGGTCTACATCCCGCTGCCCAATCACTTGCATGTGGAATGGTCGCTGAAAGCACTTGAGGCGGGCAAGCATGTGCTGTGCGAAAAGCCCATGGCGATGGCGGCGGGAGAATACGACGCGCTCATTGCGGCGCGCGATGCGTCGGGACGTTTTGCCACCGAAGCCTATATGATCGTGCACCATCCGCAGTGGCAGCGGGCACGCGCGCTCTATGAGGACGGCGCCATCGGTCGGCTGATCCATGTCGAGGGGCTGTTCGGCTATGACAACGCGGACGCGCCCGGCAACGTGCGCAACCGGCCCGAGACGGGCGGCGGCGGCATTCCCGACATCGGGGTCTATACCTATGGCTGCACCCGCTGGCTGACCGGCGAGGAGCCGGTGGAGATCACCCATGCGGACGTCGATTTCGAGAATGGGGTTGATGTGCTGGCCCGCGTGTCGGCGCGCTTTCCCTCCTTTTCTGCCCATTGGGTGAATTCGATGCGGATGCATCCGTGTCAGGAAATGACATTCGTCGGCTCCGAAGGGATCATCAAGTTGACCGCGCCCTTCAACCCGGCGCGCTTTGCCACCGCGCGTCTGGAAGTGCAGCGCAATGCGCACGGGCGGGCCGGTGCTGCGGCAGTGACGGAGGAACGGTTTCCCGGTGTCGATCATTATATACTGCAGGTCGAGGCCTTTGGTGACCACGTGCGCAATGGCGCGCCCTATCCCTGGCATCTGGAGGATGCGCGGGGGACGCAGGCGGTGATTGACGCGGTCTTTGCCAAGGCTCGGGGTGCGGGTGGCTGA
- a CDS encoding dipeptidase → MRWIKRGLIGLSIVLAAAIAAFLTFAPGYVERERNAVVEHAPYPVSDAAQSLHDTLVVGDWHADSLLWKRSIEHRADRGHVDVPRLIEGGVALQVFSAVTKSPAGQNYEANAPDTFDNITPLAIGQMWPPRTWGSLAERAIYQAERLHRVAARVPDRLTVITSRAELDAHLAARAKGTKVVGGILGIEGAHALEGDMANLDRLEEAGHRIIGLHHFFDNELGGSLHGTRDMGLTDFGRAVVAQIAARGMVLDLAHSSPAVARDVIAMTDMPLIVSHTGLHGFCPVIRNFEDDLMQAVAATGGVIGMGYWGSVLCRDATPEAIAAMIVQAIDTVGADHVSLGSDFDGSVTTAFDTSKLSALTHALLAAGLDEPTIAKVMGGNMVRVLRARLN, encoded by the coding sequence ATGCGCTGGATCAAACGCGGCCTTATCGGACTGTCCATCGTGCTGGCGGCCGCCATCGCGGCCTTCCTGACCTTTGCGCCCGGCTATGTGGAACGCGAACGCAACGCCGTGGTGGAGCACGCCCCCTACCCGGTCTCGGATGCTGCGCAATCGCTGCATGACACGCTGGTCGTGGGGGATTGGCACGCCGACAGCCTCTTGTGGAAACGCAGCATCGAACACCGCGCCGACCGCGGCCATGTGGACGTGCCGCGCCTGATCGAAGGGGGCGTCGCGCTACAGGTCTTTTCCGCCGTCACCAAGTCGCCTGCGGGGCAGAACTACGAAGCCAACGCGCCCGACACATTCGACAACATCACACCGCTGGCCATCGGCCAGATGTGGCCGCCCCGCACGTGGGGGTCGCTGGCCGAACGCGCGATCTACCAGGCCGAGCGCCTGCACCGGGTCGCGGCCCGTGTCCCGGACCGGCTGACCGTGATCACCTCGCGGGCGGAGCTTGACGCGCATCTGGCCGCCCGTGCAAAGGGCACCAAGGTGGTCGGCGGTATCCTTGGCATCGAAGGCGCGCACGCTCTCGAAGGGGATATGGCCAATCTCGACCGGCTCGAAGAGGCGGGTCACCGCATCATCGGCCTGCACCACTTTTTCGACAATGAACTGGGCGGGTCGCTGCACGGCACCCGCGATATGGGCCTGACCGACTTCGGGCGCGCCGTCGTGGCCCAGATCGCGGCCCGCGGCATGGTGCTGGACCTTGCGCATTCCAGCCCGGCGGTGGCGCGCGACGTGATCGCGATGACGGACATGCCGCTGATCGTCAGCCATACCGGGCTGCACGGCTTCTGTCCGGTGATCCGCAATTTCGAAGACGACCTGATGCAGGCGGTTGCCGCGACGGGCGGCGTGATCGGGATGGGCTACTGGGGCAGCGTGCTCTGCCGCGACGCCACGCCCGAGGCGATCGCTGCCATGATCGTGCAGGCCATTGACACCGTCGGCGCGGATCACGTGTCACTCGGGTCGGACTTCGATGGTTCGGTGACGACGGCATTTGACACGTCCAAGCTGTCGGCCCTGACCCACGCGCTGCTGGCGGCGGGCCTGGATGAGCCGACGATTGCCAAGGTCATGGGCGGCAACATGGTGCGGGTGCTGCGGGCGCGTCTGAACTGA
- a CDS encoding SUMF1/EgtB/PvdO family nonheme iron enzyme, producing the protein MWRLALGVLVLAAPLWADTVWADTGGGLDEAYIRPDDRTVTERLLTRAGFRDLQKSYALIVGISDFDDFNDLPTAQDPLRMRDYLVDEAGFDHVHILTGDKVTKDRLEELMLDDFRQLVGPDDRFLFYWSGHGETLGQDAGARGFLPVKSSRKGRFSTMVSMDDIADWDSYIPARQVLYLMDSCFSGLVGSAPQSDLADITRAQLGGPARHVITAGRADEQTIAVDQLGGSVFTHALLAGLRGAADAANALGKDNLVSVGELKSYLGQEVTRLRLRFGWQRSITPQIRDLTGSDGAFFFPIPAAFAPTDDETPVPPTSDRVGEVQQALIDLGYDPGDVTGVLNLRTQVALTLFQRDQGLEETGQDDDLTWRAIISALASLVQPQGDGDAPEEDSLPETTVVLEHRDQAGPQPAIPALPPPLAPRIRACDSCPELIRVPGGTMAYGPRPVDDPIPSITAKVAPFFIAETEATIGQFRAYAEDTGIAFVDGKTSDGASCFAWQAGDKLRKTAQAFNQGSDLSDDHPVSCVSRTDVMGYIDWLNEQTDGPDYRLPTEAEFELLLERQVRLLNGQDNDGPSFDISPQFVCALGNFGDATSQFSWRNTSCADDHPGVAVVGSYRPDANGVHDLAGNLWEWVADCWRGNLSLPRQLQGCESGTLKGGSFDDPVKNTSPHTRQSVPANRRQTNIGFRVARDVE; encoded by the coding sequence ATGTGGCGGCTGGCCCTTGGTGTGCTGGTACTGGCCGCGCCGCTTTGGGCGGACACAGTTTGGGCGGACACAGGCGGCGGGCTTGACGAAGCATACATCCGGCCCGACGACCGCACCGTGACCGAGCGCCTTTTGACGCGCGCGGGGTTTCGCGATCTGCAAAAAAGCTATGCGCTGATCGTCGGCATCAGTGACTTTGACGACTTCAACGATCTGCCCACCGCGCAGGACCCGCTGCGCATGCGGGACTATCTGGTGGACGAGGCGGGCTTTGACCATGTCCATATCCTGACCGGCGACAAGGTGACCAAGGACCGGCTGGAAGAGCTGATGCTGGATGATTTTCGCCAGCTGGTCGGCCCCGATGACCGGTTCCTGTTCTACTGGTCGGGCCATGGCGAGACGCTGGGCCAGGATGCGGGCGCGCGCGGCTTCCTGCCCGTGAAATCCAGCCGCAAGGGCCGGTTTTCGACCATGGTGTCGATGGACGACATTGCCGATTGGGACAGCTATATCCCGGCCCGCCAGGTGCTGTATCTGATGGACAGCTGTTTTTCCGGGCTGGTGGGATCGGCGCCGCAATCGGATCTGGCCGACATCACCCGCGCCCAGCTGGGCGGCCCGGCCCGCCATGTGATCACGGCGGGGCGCGCGGACGAACAGACCATTGCGGTCGACCAGCTGGGCGGTTCGGTCTTTACCCACGCGCTGCTGGCTGGGCTGCGCGGGGCCGCCGACGCCGCGAACGCGCTGGGCAAGGACAACCTTGTGTCCGTGGGCGAGTTGAAATCATATCTGGGTCAGGAGGTGACCCGCCTGCGTCTCCGCTTTGGCTGGCAGCGTTCGATCACGCCGCAGATCCGCGACCTGACCGGGTCGGATGGGGCGTTCTTTTTTCCCATCCCGGCAGCGTTCGCGCCCACCGATGACGAGACGCCGGTCCCTCCCACGTCGGATCGGGTGGGCGAGGTGCAGCAGGCGCTGATCGACCTGGGCTACGACCCTGGCGACGTGACCGGCGTGCTGAACCTGCGCACGCAGGTGGCGTTGACCCTGTTCCAGCGGGATCAGGGATTGGAAGAGACGGGACAGGACGATGACCTCACCTGGCGCGCGATCATCAGCGCGCTGGCCTCGCTGGTTCAGCCGCAGGGCGACGGGGATGCGCCGGAAGAGGACAGCCTGCCCGAAACCACTGTGGTGCTTGAGCATCGTGATCAGGCTGGACCGCAGCCCGCGATCCCGGCGCTGCCACCGCCGCTGGCACCCCGCATCCGGGCCTGCGACAGCTGCCCCGAACTGATCCGTGTCCCTGGCGGCACGATGGCCTATGGTCCGCGCCCCGTGGACGATCCGATCCCTTCGATCACGGCAAAGGTCGCGCCGTTCTTTATTGCGGAGACGGAGGCGACCATAGGTCAGTTCAGGGCCTACGCGGAGGATACCGGGATCGCCTTCGTCGATGGTAAAACCTCGGACGGGGCCAGCTGCTTTGCCTGGCAGGCGGGCGACAAACTGCGCAAGACCGCGCAGGCCTTCAATCAGGGAAGCGATTTGAGCGACGACCACCCTGTGTCCTGTGTCAGTCGCACCGATGTGATGGGCTATATCGACTGGCTGAACGAGCAAACGGATGGGCCGGACTATCGCCTGCCCACCGAAGCCGAGTTCGAACTGCTGCTGGAGCGGCAAGTGCGCCTGTTGAATGGGCAAGACAACGATGGGCCGTCCTTCGATATATCCCCACAGTTTGTCTGCGCGCTGGGGAACTTCGGCGACGCAACATCGCAGTTCAGCTGGCGTAACACGTCCTGCGCAGACGACCATCCGGGCGTCGCCGTTGTCGGGTCCTACCGGCCGGACGCCAACGGTGTGCATGATCTGGCCGGCAACCTCTGGGAATGGGTGGCCGATTGCTGGCGGGGCAACCTATCGCTGCCGCGTCAATTGCAGGGCTGCGAAAGCGGTACGCTCAAGGGCGGGTCGTTCGACGATCCGGTAAAGAATACATCGCCGCACACCCGTCAATCCGTGCCCGCCAATCGCCGTCAGACCAATATCGGTTTCCGCGTTGCGCGCGATGTCGAGTGA
- a CDS encoding RluA family pseudouridine synthase has translation MSSTRLSFVIAADPPARLDKAIARDVPEGAALSRTRLARLMADGAVVVDGAVASDPKARVAEGAVIEVTVEAPEESHIGAEDIPLNVVFEDAELIVVNKPAGMVVHPAPGSPSGTLVNALMHHCGDDLSGVGGMRRPGIVHRIDKDTSGLLVVAKSDAAHHGLAAQFAKHTVERYYRALVYGVPDGNDPRLRGVKGASFEPGNVLKLTTQLARHRTDRQRQAVLFQGGRHAVTRARLVARYGAPPVLAQIECWLETGRTHQIRVHMAHAGHGLVGDPTYGGKRKLPRGALNEAAAEAVSGFGRQALHAAVLGFEHPVSSEMLRFEAPLPGDFADLLAVLAA, from the coding sequence ATGTCGTCCACGCGCCTGTCCTTTGTCATTGCGGCCGATCCGCCTGCGCGTCTTGATAAGGCCATCGCCCGCGACGTGCCAGAGGGCGCGGCCCTGTCCCGCACGCGGCTGGCGCGGCTGATGGCCGACGGGGCCGTGGTCGTGGATGGTGCCGTGGCCTCCGATCCCAAGGCCAGGGTGGCCGAGGGCGCGGTGATCGAGGTCACGGTCGAGGCGCCGGAGGAGAGCCATATCGGAGCGGAGGATATTCCGCTGAACGTGGTCTTCGAGGATGCCGAGTTGATCGTGGTGAACAAGCCTGCGGGCATGGTCGTGCATCCCGCACCCGGCTCGCCCTCGGGGACGCTCGTGAACGCGCTGATGCATCATTGTGGTGACGATTTGTCGGGTGTGGGCGGCATGAGACGGCCCGGCATCGTGCACCGGATCGACAAGGACACCAGTGGTCTACTGGTCGTCGCCAAGTCCGACGCGGCTCATCACGGGCTGGCCGCGCAGTTCGCCAAACATACGGTTGAACGCTATTACCGCGCGCTGGTGTACGGCGTGCCCGATGGCAATGATCCGCGTCTGCGCGGGGTGAAGGGTGCCTCGTTCGAGCCGGGCAATGTGTTGAAGCTGACCACGCAACTGGCGCGCCACAGGACCGATCGGCAGCGGCAGGCGGTTCTGTTTCAGGGCGGGCGCCATGCGGTGACGCGCGCACGGCTGGTGGCGCGCTACGGCGCGCCGCCGGTTCTGGCCCAGATCGAATGCTGGCTGGAGACGGGGCGCACCCACCAGATCCGGGTCCATATGGCCCATGCAGGTCACGGGCTGGTGGGCGATCCGACCTATGGGGGCAAGCGCAAGCTGCCGCGCGGTGCATTGAACGAGGCGGCGGCAGAGGCGGTTTCGGGCTTTGGCCGGCAGGCTCTGCACGCCGCTGTGCTGGGATTTGAGCACCCGGTTTCTAGTGAGATGTTACGGTTTGAGGCCCCTCTACCGGGGGATTTCGCCGATTTGCTGGCTGTTCTGGCCGCGTGA
- a CDS encoding DUF6476 family protein → MDTPELPANLAFLRRLVTVLTIIMIGGVVTVVGLLVIRLNADPAPLHLPDQVTLPDGTTATAFTVGSDWYAVVTAGDEILIFDQVTGTLRQTIDVQMAAD, encoded by the coding sequence ATGGATACCCCAGAGCTTCCGGCCAACCTGGCCTTTCTCAGGCGGTTGGTGACGGTGTTGACGATCATCATGATCGGAGGCGTTGTAACGGTGGTTGGCCTGCTTGTCATCCGGCTGAACGCAGACCCGGCCCCGCTGCACCTGCCCGATCAGGTCACCCTGCCCGATGGCACCACAGCGACGGCCTTCACCGTGGGATCAGACTGGTATGCGGTGGTCACCGCGGGTGACGAGATCCTGATCTTCGACCAGGTCACCGGCACCCTGCGGCAAACCATCGACGTGCAGATGGCCGCGGACTAA
- a CDS encoding ABC-F family ATP-binding cassette domain-containing protein, whose protein sequence is MAILNINALAVTLSEPLFSNLDLTISKGNRIGLVAQNGGGKSTLLACIAGQHDPTGGEITRARGLRIGYVKQNLPPDALACTMYEWVLAALPPEQADYENWRVDVVLNDLSVPYEFQHRLLSKLSGGWQRMAMLAAAWVVEPGLLLLDEPTNHLDLHRIALVQGWMAALPGDLPVLVISHDRAFLDAVTNATLFLRAEQSRYFALPFSAARAALEQADAADARRFANDVNKARQLRRQAAKLKNVGVNSGSDLLLTKTRQLTERAEKMEAAAKPAHVSRHAGDIRLSNSGTHAKALIALEDVEVTTPDGRLLYRTGRKWIAPGDRVVLLGSNGTGKTRLVGMIARVLEADVPGIRCAASVIPAYSDQHLGQLADSDTPMQAVTRAFDIGDQRARAVLAGAGVNYRMQDTAIAALSGGQKARLAMLVLRLKQPNFYLLDEPTNHLDIDGQEALEAELVGHETSCLLVSHDRSFLRHVGNRFWCVQGQTLEEVESPEVFLAAEMAG, encoded by the coding sequence ATGGCTATCCTGAACATCAACGCATTGGCGGTGACGCTGAGTGAACCGCTTTTTTCCAACCTTGATCTGACCATCTCCAAAGGCAACCGCATCGGCCTTGTCGCCCAGAATGGCGGTGGCAAGTCGACCCTGCTGGCCTGCATTGCGGGTCAACATGATCCAACCGGCGGAGAGATCACCCGCGCGCGCGGCCTGCGCATCGGCTACGTGAAGCAGAACCTGCCGCCCGATGCGCTGGCGTGCACCATGTATGAGTGGGTTCTGGCCGCCTTGCCGCCCGAACAGGCAGATTATGAAAACTGGCGGGTGGATGTCGTTTTGAACGATCTGTCAGTGCCGTATGAGTTTCAGCACAGGCTGTTGTCCAAGCTGAGTGGCGGGTGGCAGCGTATGGCGATGCTGGCGGCGGCATGGGTGGTGGAACCGGGGCTGTTGCTGCTTGATGAGCCGACCAACCACCTGGACCTGCACCGGATTGCCCTGGTGCAGGGGTGGATGGCGGCGCTGCCCGGTGATCTGCCGGTGCTGGTGATTTCCCATGACCGGGCGTTTCTGGATGCGGTGACCAATGCGACACTGTTTCTGCGCGCCGAGCAGTCACGCTATTTCGCACTGCCGTTTTCGGCGGCCCGCGCCGCGTTGGAGCAGGCGGATGCCGCTGATGCCCGGCGCTTTGCCAATGACGTGAACAAGGCGCGGCAATTGCGCAGGCAGGCGGCGAAGCTGAAGAATGTCGGCGTCAATTCGGGCTCTGATCTGCTGTTGACCAAGACCAGGCAGTTGACGGAACGGGCCGAGAAGATGGAGGCGGCGGCGAAGCCTGCGCATGTGTCGCGCCATGCCGGGGACATCCGGCTGTCCAACAGTGGCACCCATGCCAAGGCGTTGATCGCTCTGGAGGATGTTGAGGTTACCACCCCGGATGGGCGGTTGTTGTACCGGACCGGCCGGAAGTGGATTGCGCCCGGCGATCGCGTGGTGCTGCTTGGGTCGAATGGGACGGGCAAGACGCGGCTGGTCGGGATGATCGCCCGCGTGTTGGAGGCGGATGTGCCGGGGATCAGGTGTGCGGCCTCTGTCATTCCGGCCTATTCCGATCAGCATCTCGGCCAGCTTGCTGACAGCGACACGCCGATGCAGGCGGTGACCCGTGCGTTTGACATCGGGGACCAGCGCGCGCGGGCGGTGCTGGCGGGGGCGGGCGTGAATTACCGGATGCAGGACACGGCGATTGCAGCGCTGTCCGGCGGGCAGAAGGCGCGGTTGGCGATGTTGGTGCTGCGGTTGAAGCAACCGAACTTCTATCTGCTGGATGAACCGACGAACCATCTGGATATCGACGGGCAGGAGGCGTTGGAGGCGGAGTTGGTTGGCCACGAGACCTCGTGCCTGCTGGTCAGCCACGACCGGTCGTTCCTGCGCCATGTGGGCAACCGGTTCTGGTGTGTGCAAGGACAGACGCTAGAGGAAGTGGAGAGCCCGGAGGTGTTCCTGGCCGCTGAAATGGCCGGTTAG
- a CDS encoding GNAT family N-acetyltransferase, producing MTDVHLRPFVAADTDWLVTQHGDLYAREAGFDDSFGPLVRSILEAFNADHDPVCERGWIAEAGGTRLGSIFCVREDAVTAKLRLFLLVPEARGRGAGQMLLGQCMSFAREVGYDGMSLWTHESHAAACALYARNGWDLVASKPVRSFGQDLVEQRWVYRF from the coding sequence ATGACGGATGTGCATTTGCGCCCCTTTGTGGCTGCCGACACCGATTGGCTGGTGACGCAGCATGGCGATCTATACGCCCGCGAAGCCGGGTTTGATGACAGTTTCGGCCCGCTGGTGCGGTCCATCCTCGAGGCGTTCAATGCGGATCATGATCCGGTATGTGAGCGTGGGTGGATCGCAGAGGCGGGTGGCACACGCCTGGGGTCCATCTTTTGTGTGCGCGAGGACGCGGTCACGGCCAAGCTGCGCCTGTTCCTGCTGGTGCCGGAGGCGCGGGGCCGGGGCGCGGGCCAGATGTTGCTGGGGCAGTGCATGTCGTTTGCGCGTGAGGTGGGCTATGATGGCATGTCCTTGTGGACGCATGAAAGCCACGCGGCTGCCTGTGCCCTTTATGCCCGCAACGGCTGGGATTTGGTGGCGTCGAAACCGGTGCGCTCCTTCGGGCAGGATTTGGTGGAACAGAGGTGGGTTTATCGCTTCTGA
- a CDS encoding DUF6324 family protein, with translation MGINKESDIEANLQIGPTDAGMVRIYIEAKGIEIPMDFDPEEANEIADEIKAAAKAAGAMKR, from the coding sequence ATGGGGATCAACAAAGAAAGCGATATCGAAGCCAACCTGCAGATCGGCCCGACCGACGCGGGTATGGTGCGCATCTATATCGAGGCGAAAGGCATTGAAATCCCGATGGATTTCGACCCTGAAGAAGCCAACGAAATAGCGGATGAGATCAAGGCCGCCGCCAAAGCCGCAGGCGCGATGAAACGCTGA